The Henckelia pumila isolate YLH828 chromosome 2, ASM3356847v2, whole genome shotgun sequence genome includes a window with the following:
- the LOC140879630 gene encoding methylmalonate-semialdehyde dehydrogenase [acylating], mitochondrial: protein MLRFSVQRVRNMRRLNYGIIGISNSGFSTAAEPSWRHGNSLRVPNLIGGSFVDSHSSDSIDVINPATQEVVSQVPLTTKDEFKSAVFAAKQAFPSWRSTPITTRQRVMLKFQDLIRKNMDKLALNITTEQGKTLKDAQGDVFRGLEVVEHVCGMATLQMGEYVSNVSNGIDTYSIRESLGVCAGICPFNFPAMIPLWMFPVAVTCGNTFVLKPSEKDPGASMILAELAMEAGLPDGVLNIVHGTTDTVNAICDDEDIRAVSFVGSNTAGMHIYSRASASGKRVQSNMGAKNHGIVMPDANLDATLNALVAAGFGAAGQRCMALSTVVFVGGSKSWEEKLVERAKALKVNTGIDPEADLGPVISKQAKDRVCNLVQSGVENGARLLLDGRAIKVPGYEQGNFIGPTILADVTADMECYKEEIFGPVLICMQADSIEEAIKIVNENKYGNGAAIFTSSGFAARKFQTEIEAGQVGINVPIPVPLPFFSFTGSKASFAGDLNFYGKAGVQFYTQIKTVTQQWKDLPSGGVSLAMPTSQKS, encoded by the exons ATGTTGCGGTTTTCAGTTCAACGAG tGAGAAATATGAGGAGGTTGAATTATGGGATAATTGGGATTTCGAATTCTGGATTTTCAACTGCTGCTGAACCATCCTGGAGGCATGGGAACTCGCTT AGGGTGCCGAATCTTATTGGAGGAAGCTTTGTAGATTCACATTCATCTGATTCAATTGATGTCATAAACCCG GCAACACAAGAAGTGGTTTCACAAGTGCCTCTTACAACAAAGGATGAGTTCAAGTCTGCTGTTTTTGCTGCCAAACAAGCATTTCCATCATGGAGGAGCACCCCTATAACAACAAGACAACGCGTAATGTTAAAGTTTCAAGATCTTATTCGTAAGAACATG GATAAGCTTGCTTTGAACATTACCACGGAACAAGGGAAAACATTGAAGGATGCTCAAGGTGACGTGTTCCGTGGTCTAG AGGTGGTGGAACATGTGTGTGGAATGGCCACTCTCCAGATGGGAGAATATGTTTCCAATGTGTCAAATGGAATAGACACCTACAGCATTAGAGAATCACTTGGTGTTTGTGCTGGGATTTGCCCCTTCAACTTCCCTGCAATGATTCCGTTATGG ATGTTTCCGGTTGCAGTGACTTGTGGAAATACTTTTGTTCTTAAGCCATCTGAAAAAGATCCAG GGGCTTCTATGATCCTTGCAGAATTGGCCATGGAGGCTGGTTTGCCCGATGGTGTCCTTAACATTGTTCATGGCACGACT GACACGGTTAATGCTATATGTGATGATGAAGATATTAGGGCCGTATCATTTGTTGGTTCAAACACG GCTGGCATGCATATTTATTCGAGAGCTTCGGCTAGTGGAAAACGCGTTCAG TCCAACATGGGAGCAAAGAACCATGGAATTGTGATGCCTGATGCTAACTTGGATGCAACTTTAAATGCTTTAGTTGCAGCTGGTTTTGGTGCCGCGGGACAAAGGTGCATGGCTCTTAGCACAGTGGTGTTTGTCGGGGGCTCGAAATCATG GGAAGAAAAGCTGGTGGAGCGTGCCAAAGCCCTTAAAGTGAATACTGGTATAGATCCTGAGGCAGACCTCGGTCCAGTCATCAGTAAGCAG GCGAAGGACAGAGTATGCAATTTGGTCCAAAGCGGGGTTGAGAATGGGGCCAGACTATTGCTTGATGGAAGAGCTATTAAG GTTCCAGGGTATGAACAAGGAAATTTCATTGGTCCCACCATCTTGGCTGATGTCACTGCTGATATGGAGTGTTACAAG GAGGAGATATTTGGTCCTGTTCTCATTTGCATGCAG GCTGACAGTATAGAAGAAGCTATAAAGATTGTCAACGAAAATAA ATATGGGAATGGTGCGGCTATTTTTACATCGTCTGGATTCGCTGCAAGGAAATTCCAAACTGAGATAGAGGCGGGCCAG GTTGGTATCAATGTTCCCATTCCTGTTCCTCTGCCTTTCTTCTCCTTCACTGGCTCCAAGGCATCTTTTGCAGGGGATCTCAATTTCTACG GTAAGGCTGGAGTACAGTTTTACACACAGATCAAAACTGTGACTCAGCAGTGGAAGGATTTACCAAGTGGCGGAGTTTCTCTCGCCATGCCAACTTCCCAGAAGTCTTGA
- the LOC140880204 gene encoding methylmalonate-semialdehyde dehydrogenase [acylating], mitochondrial-like, with translation MELDESPQMLPPPPGSFIDREELIQHVGEFAISQGYVVTIKQSKKEKVVVLGCDRGGVYRDRRKLIDEVTGEHMRKRKSGSRLTNCPFELVGKKEDGLWVLTVKNGSHNHEPMKNMTEHPSARRFNEKEVVLIKEMTESGLKPRQILKRLRQTNPEILSTPKHIYNVKAKLRQGNLTVRRLKTLNSPTGTQGNPEPSTSSEPSWKKRYPLRVPNFIGGRFVDSQSSTSVNVLNPATQQVVAQVPLSTPEELKAAVFAAKRAFTSWRNTPVTTRQRIMFKLQELIRRDIDKLASNITAEQGKTLKDAFNDVSRGIELVENACGMANMHIGDFVSNISIGIDTYSIREPLGVCAGICSFNFPAMIPLMMFPIAVTCGNTFILKPSEKAPGACMLLAELAMEAGFPNGVLNVIQGSNDVIDAICDDEEIKAVSYIGSDAPGMYIHARASVNSKRIQTNVGAKSHAIVMPDANMDATLKALISAGLGSAVQRCTAISTLIFVGDSKSWEDKLVEYAMTLKVDAGTEPGVDLGPVISKQVSERISRVVQTFVDNGARLILDGRKILVPKHELGNFVGPTILTNVTEDMECYKEEILGPVLLCMKVGNLDQAIGIVNRNKHGNGASIFTSSPASARKFQIEVESGQVGVNVAVPVPLPLFSFTGSKASFTGDINFYGKAGLQFYTQIKTVTQKWKDFPSNSVSTLASYDPPSENGDPSTFHSIDFTSNDGPLGLQLRDFPNGEGVSLPLLPSDIPSHEGESMKDFPGNDEESLVEQSTDIPSSVGISSTIPILDGSHWTLHF, from the exons ATGGAGTTAGATGAATCTCCACAGATGCTCCCTCCTCCACCCGGGAGTTTCATTGATCGTGAAGAACTCATTCAACATGTGGGGGAGTTTGCTATCTCCCAGGGATATGTGGTCACCATTAAACAGTCAAAAAAAGAGAAAGTAGTTGTCCTTGGTTGCGACAGAGGAGGCGTCTACCGAGATAGGCGTAAGCTCATTGATGAGGTCACTGGTGAACATATGCGCAAGAGGAAATCAGGCTCTCGACTCACAAACTGTCCTTTCGAACTTGTGGGTAAGAAGGAGGATGGCTTATGGGTTCTCACAGTGAAGAACGGTTCACATAATCATGAACCAATGAAGAACATGACAGAACATCCATCTGCTCGTCGTTTTAATGAGAAAGAAGTGGTGCTAATCAAAGAGATGACCGAATCGGGTCTAAAACCACGCCAAATACTAAAAAGACTTCGACAAACTAACCCTGAGATTCTATCGACACCAAAGCATATATATAACGTTAAGGCAAAGCTCCGGCAAGGGAATCTTACAG TGAGAAGATTGAAGACACTTAATTCTCCTACAGGCACTCAGGGAAATCCTGAACCTTCCACATCTTCCGAACCATCGTGGAAGAAACGGTATCCTTTG CGAGTCCCAAATTTCAttggtgggagatttgttgatTCACAATCATCAACATCAGTCAATGTGTTGAACCCT GCAACGCAGCAAGTGGTTGCCCAAGTTCCTTTATCAACGCCAGAGGAACTTAAGGCTGCAGTGTTTGCTGCAAAAAGAGCTTTTACATCGTGGCGAAATACCCCGGTTACAACTCGCCAGCGCATTATGTTCAAGCTGCAGGAGCTTATACGTCGAGATATT GACAAGCTTGCCAGCAATATAACAGCAGAGCAGGGTAAGACCTTAAAGGATGCGTTTAATGATGTGTCTCGCGGCATCG AGCTTGTTGAAAATGCTTGCGGAATGGCAAACATGCACATTGGGGACTTTGTTTCAAATATCTCAATTGGCATTGATACTTATAGCATTCGCGAGCCTTTAGGTGTTTGTGCTGGGATATGCTCCTTCAACTTTCCAGCCATGATTCCATTGATG ATGTTTCCAATTGCTGTTACATGTGGTAATACCTTTATACTAAAACCATCAGAGAAAGCTCCAG GGGCCTGTATGCTTCTTGCGGAGTTAGCAATGGAGGCTGGTTTTCCGAATGGTGTCCTAAATGTTATTCAAGGAAGCAAT GATGTCATTGATGCCATCTGTGACGACGAGGAAATCAAAGCTGTGTCATATATTGGTTCAGATGCA CCAGGGATGTATATTCATGCAAGAGCGTCTGTCAACAGCAAACGTATTCAG ACGAATGTTGGCGCCAAGAGTCATGCAATTGTCATGCCAGATGCAAATATGGATGCCACACTCAAAGCTTTGATTTCAGCTGGCCTTGGTTCTGCAGTACAGAGGTGTACAGCAATCAGCACTCTCATTTTTGTTGGAGACTCTAAGTCGTG GGAAGATAAGCTAGTGGAGTATGCCATGACTCTCAAAGTAGATGCTGGAACAGAACCAGGCGTGGACCTCGGTCCAGTGATTAGTAAGCAG GTTAGTGAACGAATTTCCAGAGTGGTTCAAACTTTTGTTGATAATGGTGCTAGATTGATTCTTGATGGGAGAAAAATTTTG GTCCCCAAACACGAGCTGGGAAACTTCGTTGGTCCCACCATCTTAACTAATGTCACCGAAGATATGGAGTGTTACAAG GAGGAGATATTAGGCCCAGTTCTTCTTTGTATGAAG GTGGGGAACTTGGACCAGGCAATAGGAATTGTAAACAGAAACAA ACATGGGAATGGCGCGTCAATATTTACATCATCCCCTGCTTCCGCAAGAAAATTTCAGATTGAGGTGGAGTCTGGACAG GTTGGTGTAAATGTGGCTGTTCCAGTACCTTTGCCTTTATTCTCTTTTACTGGCTCCAAAGCATCATTTACTGGGGACATCAATTTCTATG GTAAAGCAGGACTTCAGTTTTACACACAGATAAAAACCGTGACTCAGAAATGGAAGGACTTTCCAAGCAACAGTGTATCAACGTTGGCTTCATATGATCCTCCAAGTGAAAATGGAGACCCCAGTACGTTCCATTCCATAGATTTCACAAGTAATGATGGCCCCCTAGGTTTGCAGTTGAGGGACTTCCCAAATGGTGAAGGGGTATCTTTGCCATTGCTTCCGAGTGATATTCCAAGTCATGAAGGGGAGTCTATGAAGGATTTCCCTGGCAACGACGAGGAGTCTCTGGTCGAACAATCGACGGACATTCCAAGTAGTGTGGGCATATCTTCAACAATCCCCATTTTAGATGGATCACATTGGACCCTTCACTTTTAG
- the LOC140879673 gene encoding oligopeptide transporter 4, whose protein sequence is MGTLEADIDPAHLSAAAENHHRVKIPTGEEDEEESPIEEVRLTVPNHDDPTLPVWTFRMWFLGLVSCALLSFLNQFFAYRTEPLVITQITVQVATLPIGHFMAAVLPKAKFRIPGFGPRRFSLNPSPFNIKEHVLISIFANAGSAFGNGSAYAVGIVTIIKAFYGRSISFVAGWLLIITTQVLGYGWAGLLRKYVVDPAHMWWPSTLVQVSLFRALHEKDEERMSRAKFFLIVLICSFSWYVMPGYLFPTLSTISWICWIFPKSVTAQQIGSGMRGLGLGAVTLDWTVVASFLFSPLISPFFSIMNIFAGYALVIYVALPVAYWGFDLYGARKFPIFSSHLFTAQGQKYNIPAIVNDKFELDVNSYEQQGRIHLSMFFALSYGFGFATIASTLTHVACFYGREIYGRFRASYKQKEDIHTRLMKRYQDIPSWWFYVLLAVTIGASLILCIFLKDQVQMPWWGLLFACVMAFIFTLPISIITATTNQTPGLNIITEYVMGIIYPGRPIANVCFKTFGYISMTQAVSFLSDFKLGHYMKIPPRSMFIVQFIGTIIAGTVNIGVAWWLLTSVKNICHDDLLPLDSPWTCPGDRVFFDASVIWGLVGPRRIFGRLGDYSSMNWFFLGGAIGPIIVWLFHRAFPEKSWIPLVNLPVLLGATAYMPAATPLNYNAWIIVGTIFNFFIFRYRKKWWQRYNYIVSAAMDAGVAFMAVLLYFSLGIENISLNWWGAEGEHCPLATCPTAKGISVDGCPVH, encoded by the exons ATGGGAACTCTAGAAGCAGACATCGATCCCGCCCACCTCTCCGCCGCCGCCGAAAACCACCACCGTGTTAAGATCCCCACCGGCGAAGAGGACGAAGAAGAGTCCCCAATCGAAGAAGTCCGGCTGACCGTACCCAACCACGACGACCCGACACTGCCCGTATGGACCTTCCGGATGTGGTTTCTGGGTCTGGTATCTTGCGCACTTCTCTCCTTCCTCAACCAATTCTTCGCTTACCGGACGGAGCCGCTGGTGATCACGCAGATTACGGTTCAGGTGGCGACGCTTCCGATCGGGCATTTCATGGCGGCGGTGCTGCCGAAGGCCAAGTTCAGGATACCCGGATTCGGGCCGAGGCGGTTTTCCCTGAACCCGAGCCCGTTTAACATAAAGGAACACGTTCTCATCTCCATATTCGCGAATGCCGGGAGCGCTTTCGGGAACGGATCGGCGTACGCGGTGGGGATTGTGACGATTATCAAAGCTTTCTACGGTCGGAGTATCTCTTTCGTCGCCGGTTGGTTGCTTATTATCACAACTCAG GTATTAGGATATGGTTGGGCTGGGCTTCTCAGAAAGTATGTGGTGGATCCGGCTCACATGTGGTGGCCCAGTACTCTCGTTCAAGTCTCCCTTTTCCG GGCCTTGCATGAAAAGGACGAGGAGCGCATGTCTCGGGCAAAGTTCTTCCTTATCGTACTAATTTGCAGCTTTTCGTGGTATGTGATGCCGGGATACCTCTTTCCAACTCTCTCAACCATTTCATGGATCTGTTGGATATTTCCGAAATCCGTTACAGCTCAACAGATTGGATCTGGGATGCGTGGACTTGGCCTTGGTGCCGTAACATTAGACTGGACAGTTGTAGCATCGTTCTTGTTTAGCCCTCTCATCTCCCCATTCTTTTCGATTATGAACATCTTTGCGGGCTATGCATTGGTAATCTATGTAGCACTCCCTGTGGCTTACTGGGGGTTCGACTTATACGGCGCTCGAAAGTTTCCTATTTTTTCATCACACTTGTTCACAGCACAGGGTCAGAAGTACAACATACCAGCTATAGTTAACGACAAGTTCGAGTTGGATGTGAATAGTTACGAACAGCAGGGACGGATACATCTCAGCATGTTTTTCGCCCTGAGTTATGGGTTCGGTTTTGCTACGATTGCTTCTACTCTTACTCATGTCGCCTGTTTCTACGGAAG GGAAATATACGGAAGATTTCGTGCTTCCTACAAGCAAAAAGAGGATATTCACACGAGGCTTATGAAGAGATACCAAGATATACCTTCGTGGTGGTTTTATGTGCTATTGGCAGTAACAATTGGAGCATCTTTAATTCTTTGTATCTTTCTGAAAGACCAAGTTCAGATGCCATGGTGGGGTCTCCTCTTTGCGTGTGTCATGGCCTTTATTTTCACACTTCCGATCAGCATAATCACAGCCACAACCAATCAG ACGCCTGGTTTGAATATTATCACGGAGTATGTTATGGGTATCATATATCCTGGAAGACCAATAGCTAACGTCTGCTTCAAAACCTTTGGCTACATTAGCATGACACAGGCTGTATCTTTCCTCAGCGATTTCAAGCTCGGTCACTACATGAAGATCCCTCCAAGATCGATGTTCATCGTTCAG TTCATAGGAACAATCATTGCTGGCACAGTCAACATTGGCGTTGCTTGGTGGCTACTTACCTCGGTAAAGAACATATGCCACGACGATCTACTTCCACTGGACAGTCCATGGACGTGCCCTGGTGATCGTGTCTTCTTTGATGCATCAGTCATATGGGGTTTAGTAGGGCCAAGACGAATCTTTGGCAGACTCGGTGACTACAGTTCTATGAACTGGTTCTTTCTTGGAGGCGCGATAGGACCAATAATAGTTTGGCTCTTCCACAGGGCCTTCCCGGAAAAATCTTGGATTCCGCTAGTTAACTTACCTGTCCTTCTCGGAGCGACAGCTTACATGCCAGCAGCAACACCACTCAACTACAATGCATGGATCATTGTTGGCACCATTTTCAACTTCTTTATTTTCCGGTACCGTAAAAAGTGGTGGCAGAGATATAATTATATCGTTTCCGCGGCTATGGATGCTGGTGTGGCTTTCATGGCAGTGTTGCTGTACTTTTCACTGGGAATAGAGAACATATCATTAAATTGGTGGGGCGCCGAAGGCGAACACTGCCCGCTAGCGACATGCCCGACGGCTAAAGGCATATCAGTAGATGGCTGCCCAGTTCACTGA